In Lactococcus garvieae subsp. garvieae, the following proteins share a genomic window:
- the mutL gene encoding DNA mismatch repair endonuclease MutL: MGKIIELDESLANQIAAGEVVERPASVVKELVENSIDAGATRIIVKIQESGLRLIEVIDNGTGIEKEDVAKALKRHATSKIKNKADLFKIRTLGFRGEAMPSIASVSEFSIETSVTDEESGTRLVSHGGKVDTLEAIAQREGTKVTVQNLFYNTPARLKYIRSLQAELSHITDVINRQSMAHPEISFTLINEGRELMKTAGNGDLRQVIASVYGLPTAKKMLKVEAEDLDFTISGYVSLPELTRANRNYITLMINGRFIKNFLLNRAILEGYGNRLMVGRFPIVVLSIEIDPQLADVNVHPTKQEVRLSKERELMRLITEAIQSVFVEQTLIPDALENLNSRRVKLEEQPEVVRESKSANLYYDKVSQDFFVDKTQVRETYNSPQEKVLPPEEAPSTPSIFEEVVLEEKQAPESSKGIEGKTAFPDLEYLAQLHATYLLCQAQDGLYIIDQHAAQERIKYEYWRDKIGEVSMDQQILLAPYIFSLPKNDFLMFLDRKHILEEAGLFLEEYGENQFILREHPTWLQENDLEETVYEMIDEILLTKEFSVKKYRHDLATMVACKSSIKANHPLDAESARALVKELATCENPYSCAHGRPTIVHFNGGDLEKMFRRRQETHLSKAASWKNIN, translated from the coding sequence GTGGGAAAAATAATCGAACTTGATGAATCACTTGCGAATCAGATAGCAGCAGGTGAAGTCGTAGAACGGCCTGCTAGCGTTGTAAAAGAATTAGTAGAAAACTCCATTGATGCTGGTGCAACGCGTATCATTGTGAAAATTCAAGAGAGTGGCTTACGGCTCATTGAAGTGATTGACAATGGAACGGGGATTGAAAAAGAAGATGTTGCTAAGGCTTTAAAGCGGCACGCAACCAGTAAAATCAAAAATAAAGCGGATTTGTTTAAAATACGTACGCTTGGATTTAGGGGTGAAGCGATGCCTTCAATTGCTTCGGTCAGTGAATTTTCTATCGAGACAAGTGTGACGGATGAAGAGTCCGGCACGCGCTTGGTAAGTCATGGTGGAAAAGTGGACACATTAGAAGCAATTGCCCAAAGAGAAGGGACCAAGGTTACTGTACAAAACCTTTTCTACAATACGCCGGCACGCTTAAAATATATCCGCTCCTTGCAAGCAGAACTTAGCCACATCACGGATGTTATTAATCGCCAAAGTATGGCTCACCCTGAGATTTCTTTCACGCTGATCAATGAGGGTAGAGAGCTGATGAAAACGGCAGGAAATGGTGATTTACGGCAAGTTATTGCCAGTGTTTACGGCCTGCCAACCGCTAAAAAAATGTTGAAAGTGGAGGCGGAAGATTTAGACTTTACGATTTCGGGATACGTGAGCCTGCCCGAGCTGACGCGTGCTAACCGTAATTACATCACCTTGATGATAAATGGACGTTTCATCAAAAATTTCTTGCTGAATCGTGCAATCCTTGAAGGATACGGCAACCGCTTGATGGTGGGACGTTTCCCTATCGTTGTGCTTTCTATTGAGATTGATCCACAATTAGCCGATGTCAATGTGCACCCGACTAAGCAAGAAGTCCGCTTGTCAAAAGAGCGTGAACTCATGCGCTTGATTACAGAAGCTATTCAAAGTGTTTTTGTGGAGCAAACTTTAATTCCTGATGCATTGGAAAATCTCAATTCACGACGTGTAAAACTAGAGGAACAACCAGAAGTTGTAAGGGAGAGCAAATCAGCAAACCTTTACTATGATAAGGTGAGTCAGGATTTCTTTGTGGATAAAACTCAGGTACGTGAGACGTACAATAGCCCTCAGGAGAAAGTTCTACCTCCAGAAGAAGCCCCTAGTACACCTTCTATTTTCGAAGAAGTGGTGCTTGAAGAAAAACAAGCACCGGAAAGCTCAAAAGGAATAGAAGGAAAAACAGCCTTTCCTGATTTGGAATATCTGGCACAACTGCATGCTACTTACCTGCTTTGCCAAGCGCAAGATGGTCTTTATATTATTGATCAACATGCAGCTCAAGAGCGTATAAAATATGAATATTGGCGGGATAAAATCGGTGAAGTCAGCATGGACCAACAAATTTTGCTGGCCCCTTATATCTTTAGTCTACCTAAGAATGATTTTTTGATGTTTTTAGACCGAAAACATATTTTGGAAGAAGCTGGATTGTTCCTTGAGGAATATGGAGAAAATCAATTCATTCTGCGTGAACACCCCACATGGCTTCAAGAAAACGACTTGGAAGAAACGGTTTATGAGATGATTGATGAAATCCTTTTGACAAAAGAATTCTCAGTCAAAAAATACCGACATGATTTAGCAACAATGGTGGCATGTAAGAGCTCGATTAAGGCAAATCATCCGCTTGATGCAGAATCAGCACGGGCATTAGTGAAAGAACTTGCTACTTGTGAGAATCCTTACTCTTGTGCGCATGGACGTCCAACAATTGTCCATTTTAATGGTGGAGATTTAGAAAAAATGTTCCGGCGTCGTCAAGAAACACATCTCTCTAAAGCCGCAAGTTGGAAGAATATAAATTAA
- the ruvB gene encoding Holliday junction branch migration DNA helicase RuvB — protein sequence MNENLSATPLEDEMMVEKSLRPQFFNQYIGQDKVKEQLEIFIKAARLREEVLDHVLLFGPPGLGKTTMAFVISNELGVNIKQTSGPAIEKPGDLVAILNELEPGDVLFIDEIHRMPMQVEEVLYSAMEDFYIDIMLGSGDGSRSVHLDLPPFTLVGATTRAGMLSNPLRARFGISAHMEYYTERDLEEIVKRTADIFEVEIVDQGALEIALRSRGTPRIANRLLKRVRDFAQIMGDGRVDKEITDKALQILDVDNAGLDYIDQKILRTMIEMYNGGPVGLGTLAVNIAEDQETVEDMYEPYLIQKGFIMRTKQGRKATPKAYEHLGYPYQEK from the coding sequence ATGAACGAAAACTTATCAGCAACACCACTTGAAGATGAAATGATGGTTGAGAAGTCTTTAAGGCCTCAATTTTTCAATCAATACATCGGTCAAGACAAGGTTAAAGAACAACTTGAAATATTTATCAAAGCAGCAAGACTACGTGAAGAAGTACTGGATCACGTGCTTCTTTTTGGGCCTCCCGGCTTGGGGAAAACAACCATGGCCTTTGTTATTTCGAATGAGCTAGGGGTCAACATCAAACAAACATCTGGACCAGCAATTGAAAAACCAGGAGATTTAGTTGCTATCTTGAACGAGCTTGAGCCAGGAGATGTCCTTTTTATTGATGAAATCCACCGCATGCCGATGCAAGTAGAAGAGGTACTTTACTCTGCCATGGAAGACTTCTACATTGATATCATGCTAGGATCTGGCGATGGCAGCCGTTCGGTTCATTTGGATTTGCCGCCTTTTACATTAGTGGGTGCAACAACGCGAGCTGGGATGCTTTCAAATCCTCTGCGTGCGCGTTTTGGAATTTCGGCACATATGGAGTATTACACTGAACGTGACTTGGAGGAAATCGTCAAACGGACAGCAGATATCTTTGAAGTGGAGATTGTAGACCAAGGTGCGCTTGAGATTGCATTGCGAAGCCGAGGTACCCCACGTATCGCAAATCGTCTGCTGAAGCGCGTTCGAGATTTTGCGCAAATTATGGGTGACGGCCGTGTAGATAAAGAAATCACAGATAAAGCACTTCAGATTTTAGATGTGGACAATGCGGGACTTGACTATATTGACCAAAAAATCTTACGTACAATGATCGAAATGTATAATGGAGGTCCGGTAGGTTTAGGGACGCTGGCGGTTAATATAGCAGAAGATCAAGAAACTGTCGAAGATATGTATGAGCCTTACCTGATTCAAAAGGGCTTTATCATGAGAACGAAGCAAGGACGTAAAGCGACACCTAAAGCCTATGAACATTTGGGTTACCCTTATCAAGAGAAATAA
- a CDS encoding low molecular weight protein-tyrosine-phosphatase, producing the protein MEKIVFVCLGNICRSPMAEFVMKDLVEKEGKNFEVESRATSSWEHGNPIHPGTRALLTAYGIPFDATKGSQQISQEDFQYFDQIIAMDELNKENLEKMAPADQKHKIKMLLNKSVPDPWYTGDFEETYRLVKEGCLNILENNGK; encoded by the coding sequence ATGGAAAAAATAGTATTTGTCTGCTTAGGTAATATTTGTCGAAGCCCCATGGCTGAGTTTGTCATGAAAGACTTAGTTGAAAAAGAGGGAAAAAATTTCGAGGTGGAAAGTAGAGCCACGTCGAGCTGGGAACACGGGAATCCCATCCATCCAGGGACACGTGCTCTTTTAACCGCATATGGTATCCCATTTGATGCTACTAAAGGAAGCCAGCAGATTTCACAAGAAGATTTTCAATATTTTGATCAAATTATTGCAATGGATGAATTAAATAAAGAAAATTTAGAGAAAATGGCTCCTGCAGATCAAAAACATAAAATAAAAATGCTTTTGAATAAATCAGTCCCGGACCCTTGGTATACGGGAGATTTCGAGGAAACTTATCGTCTGGTAAAAGAAGGTTGTTTAAATATTTTAGAAAATAATGGCAAGTGA
- a CDS encoding glycosyltransferase: MTTLYMVVPCYNEELVLDETSRRLEEKYAALKKAGKIDEKSRVVYVNDGSRDSTWEKIQEKHAANPMFSGINLSRNRGHQNALLAGLMQVKDLADAVISMDADLQDDINAIDAMLEEYEKGYEVVYGVRDNRDTDTAFKRRTAMAFYGLMKKLGSESVPNSADFRLMSSRALNGLAEYEEVNLFLRGMVPLVGYKSTNVYYKRGERFAGESKYPLKKMVSFAIDGITSTSATPMRFIFWTGLTMFLLAFVAGIYVVVRHFIGGFPTTGWASIMVAIIGLGGIQLLALGIIGEYIGKIFLEVKARPRFIIQDFINTEGDED, from the coding sequence ATGACAACTTTATACATGGTAGTCCCTTGTTACAACGAGGAATTGGTGCTTGATGAAACATCTCGCCGCCTTGAAGAAAAATATGCAGCTTTGAAAAAAGCTGGGAAGATTGATGAAAAAAGCCGCGTTGTTTATGTTAATGATGGTTCGCGAGACAGTACCTGGGAAAAAATTCAAGAAAAACATGCGGCTAACCCGATGTTTAGTGGGATCAATCTCTCACGTAACAGAGGTCATCAAAATGCGCTCTTGGCGGGATTGATGCAAGTTAAAGACTTAGCAGATGCTGTTATTTCAATGGATGCAGACTTACAGGACGATATCAATGCTATTGATGCAATGCTTGAAGAGTATGAAAAAGGCTACGAAGTCGTTTATGGCGTCCGTGATAATCGAGACACAGATACGGCATTTAAACGTCGTACAGCAATGGCTTTTTATGGCTTGATGAAGAAACTAGGCAGTGAATCTGTGCCTAATTCGGCAGACTTCCGCCTGATGAGCAGTCGTGCCTTAAATGGTTTGGCTGAGTATGAAGAAGTAAATCTCTTTTTACGTGGAATGGTTCCTCTTGTAGGATATAAATCAACTAATGTTTACTATAAACGTGGAGAACGTTTTGCAGGGGAAAGCAAGTATCCCCTCAAAAAGATGGTGAGTTTTGCGATTGATGGGATTACTTCAACTTCAGCAACACCTATGCGCTTTATTTTCTGGACTGGCTTGACGATGTTCCTGCTTGCTTTTGTAGCTGGAATCTATGTTGTGGTGCGTCATTTCATCGGCGGCTTCCCAACGACGGGTTGGGCCTCAATCATGGTTGCTATTATTGGGCTAGGTGGCATTCAACTCTTGGCCCTTGGGATTATTGGTGAGTATATTGGTAAAATCTTCCTTGAAGTTAAAGCACGCCCACGTTTTATTATCCAAGACTTTATTAACACAGAAGGTGATGAGGACTAA
- the ruvA gene encoding Holliday junction branch migration protein RuvA: MYEYFKGKLVKITPTYIVVDVANIGYLINVANPYAWSHRMNQEIEIYVHQVIREDAHSLYGFMDDAEKSLFLRLISVSGIGPKSALAIIAADDNVGLVHAIDNSDIKYLTKFPGVGKKTAMQMVLDLAGKFDATASAEMVKTAAKNENLALIEAIEALQALGYKATELKKIQKKLEAESGLTSEEYIKAALKLMMK, encoded by the coding sequence ATGTACGAATACTTCAAAGGTAAGTTAGTTAAAATTACACCAACATATATCGTTGTTGATGTCGCCAATATTGGTTACCTCATCAATGTAGCAAATCCCTATGCTTGGTCCCATAGGATGAATCAAGAAATTGAAATATATGTGCACCAAGTGATTAGGGAAGATGCACATAGCTTATATGGCTTTATGGATGATGCAGAGAAATCTTTGTTTTTACGTTTGATTAGTGTCTCAGGCATTGGTCCAAAATCTGCCTTAGCAATCATTGCTGCAGATGATAACGTGGGTCTTGTTCATGCGATCGACAATAGTGACATTAAGTATTTGACGAAATTTCCAGGTGTCGGTAAAAAAACAGCGATGCAGATGGTTCTGGATTTAGCTGGTAAATTTGATGCCACAGCTTCAGCTGAAATGGTCAAAACTGCGGCTAAAAATGAAAACCTAGCTCTTATTGAAGCGATTGAAGCTTTGCAAGCCTTAGGCTATAAAGCAACTGAACTTAAGAAAATTCAGAAGAAACTTGAAGCTGAATCTGGATTGACCAGTGAAGAGTATATTAAGGCCGCTCTCAAATTAATGATGAAATAA